One Sphingobium sp. CAP-1 genomic region harbors:
- the cobN gene encoding cobaltochelatase subunit CobN produces the protein MHVIFRETHGIEEASVPQDLGQTPADLVFLSFSDSDLGAFAAGWHGARGALPPLRLANLAALAHPLSVDTYIERTLSGARAIMIRLIGGASYWNYGLQQVEALARTRGIALAVLPGDGRPDARLDEASTLPAATLRELARLCDEGGAVAAQAALALLARSAGLNGPDAPFAPLPTIGAWDGGITCPASFHLTTKCQSILLIFYRSYLTSIDTEPFHALRDAFAARGFDLIGLFVPSLKPTEIRGWIARWVQMFRPSAIINATAFSARGEDGATPLDRAGVPVFQLALATSGRQAWCDSARGLSPADLAMHVVLPEVDGRLFAGVASFKEAEVRDPALEFARGAHRADPARIAAIADRVAGWIRLRQTPAADRMLVLILSTYPGKAHQMAHAVGLDAIASADALLSDLADAGYAVEPADDLVGALQAERLCWSLADYRQALEALPAALRDDLQATWGDPEADADVRNGMFDFAAVRRGAMIVALQPERGLRHDRADSYHDLSRCPRHAYVAFYLWLRAQRVDALVHMGAHGTLEWLPGKAVALSDACWPEALIGPTPLLYPFIVNDPGEAAQAKRRVGAVTIGHAPPPLTPARQGAGLGRIEALLDEFSNADGLDPARRLRLQADIRDEARALGLEGDLGLDASLSSAEAVSRIDRFVCDVKESQYGDGLHIFGRGEQGAAERAGLLAALDGRWIAPGPSGSPHRGRTDVLPTGRNLFMVDPRAVPSRAAHAQGIRLAEELIRRHLQDQGDYPKALVVDLWGSATMRTAGEEYAMALHLLGVQPVWDYASERVTGVEILPLALLDRPRIDVTLRVSGLFRDAFPTLPVLFGQAVRSLCERDETSDWNPFAGTAPASRVYGPQPGRYGLEMGDAAETYTAQARRMAGEAWLAASAQALDADAPDEAGLRARVAAADAFVHVQDLPETDLLLAADYAAHEAGFAAAQAITGGQAALYHLDARDPARLAARPLTEEIARVVRARAANPQWVDGMMRHGFRGGAELAATLDHLGAFAHLAGAVPDHLFDLYHDATLGRDDVRRFLAEANPGALAAMEARFAALHAAGLWRTRRNSIRASLEGAA, from the coding sequence ATGGCATGGCGCGCGCGGGGCGCTGCCTCCGTTGCGACTGGCCAATCTGGCGGCGCTGGCGCATCCGCTGTCGGTCGACACCTATATCGAGCGGACGCTGAGCGGCGCGCGGGCGATAATGATCCGCCTGATCGGCGGCGCGTCCTACTGGAACTACGGCCTGCAACAGGTGGAGGCGCTGGCGCGCACGCGCGGTATCGCGCTGGCGGTGCTGCCGGGCGACGGGCGGCCAGACGCAAGGCTGGATGAAGCCTCGACATTGCCCGCCGCGACGCTGCGGGAACTGGCCCGGCTCTGTGACGAGGGCGGCGCGGTGGCAGCGCAGGCGGCGCTGGCATTGCTAGCGCGATCGGCGGGGCTGAACGGGCCTGACGCGCCCTTCGCGCCTCTACCGACAATTGGGGCGTGGGATGGCGGCATAACCTGTCCGGCGAGCTTCCATCTGACGACAAAATGTCAATCTATCCTTCTGATTTTCTATCGTTCTTACCTGACATCCATCGATACTGAGCCGTTCCACGCCTTGCGGGACGCCTTCGCCGCGCGCGGTTTCGATCTGATCGGCCTGTTCGTACCCTCGCTTAAGCCGACAGAGATACGCGGCTGGATCGCACGCTGGGTGCAGATGTTCCGGCCCTCCGCAATTATCAACGCCACGGCCTTCTCCGCGCGGGGAGAGGATGGCGCGACGCCGCTCGATCGCGCGGGCGTGCCGGTGTTCCAACTGGCGTTGGCGACCTCCGGGCGGCAGGCGTGGTGCGATTCGGCACGGGGTCTGTCGCCCGCCGACCTCGCCATGCATGTCGTGCTGCCCGAAGTGGACGGGCGGCTGTTCGCTGGGGTCGCGAGCTTCAAGGAAGCCGAAGTCCGCGACCCTGCGCTGGAGTTCGCGCGCGGCGCGCACCGCGCTGATCCCGCGCGCATCGCCGCAATCGCTGATCGGGTGGCGGGCTGGATCAGGCTGCGCCAGACCCCGGCCGCCGACCGAATGCTGGTCTTGATCCTGTCCACTTACCCCGGCAAGGCGCACCAGATGGCCCATGCCGTCGGACTGGATGCGATCGCGTCCGCCGACGCGTTGCTGAGCGATCTGGCGGATGCCGGCTATGCGGTTGAACCGGCGGACGATCTGGTCGGCGCGCTTCAGGCCGAACGTCTTTGCTGGTCGCTGGCCGACTACCGGCAGGCGCTAGAAGCGTTACCGGCCGCCCTGCGCGACGACCTACAAGCGACATGGGGCGATCCCGAAGCGGATGCTGATGTACGGAACGGCATGTTCGACTTCGCCGCCGTGCGGCGCGGCGCGATGATCGTGGCGCTTCAGCCCGAACGTGGCCTGCGCCATGACCGGGCGGACAGCTATCACGATTTGTCGCGCTGTCCGCGCCACGCCTATGTCGCTTTTTATCTGTGGCTGCGCGCGCAGCGCGTCGACGCGCTGGTTCATATGGGCGCGCATGGCACACTGGAATGGTTGCCGGGAAAGGCGGTCGCTTTGTCCGACGCCTGCTGGCCCGAAGCGCTGATCGGCCCGACGCCGCTCCTCTATCCCTTCATCGTCAACGATCCAGGCGAGGCGGCGCAGGCCAAACGGCGCGTCGGCGCGGTGACGATCGGCCATGCACCGCCGCCGCTGACGCCCGCCCGGCAGGGTGCAGGGCTGGGCCGGATCGAGGCGCTGCTCGACGAATTTTCCAATGCCGACGGCCTCGACCCGGCGCGTCGGCTGCGGTTGCAGGCAGACATTCGTGACGAGGCGCGGGCGTTGGGGCTGGAGGGCGATCTTGGCCTCGACGCCAGTTTGTCCTCAGCGGAGGCGGTCAGCCGGATTGACCGTTTCGTCTGTGACGTGAAGGAAAGCCAATATGGCGATGGGCTGCACATCTTCGGCCGGGGCGAGCAGGGGGCGGCCGAGCGCGCTGGTCTGCTGGCAGCGCTCGACGGGCGGTGGATCGCGCCGGGGCCATCGGGATCGCCGCATCGCGGGCGAACCGACGTGCTGCCCACCGGCCGCAATCTTTTCATGGTCGATCCGCGCGCGGTGCCGTCGCGCGCCGCCCATGCGCAGGGCATCCGCCTCGCCGAGGAACTGATCCGCCGCCATCTTCAGGATCAGGGCGATTATCCCAAAGCATTGGTGGTCGATCTATGGGGATCGGCGACAATGCGCACCGCGGGCGAGGAATATGCCATGGCGCTGCATCTGCTGGGTGTGCAGCCGGTCTGGGACTATGCGTCAGAACGGGTGACGGGCGTCGAAATTCTGCCGCTGGCCCTGCTCGACCGGCCGCGCATCGACGTGACCCTGCGCGTCTCCGGCCTGTTCCGGGACGCCTTCCCGACATTGCCCGTTCTTTTCGGCCAAGCTGTTCGTTCCTTATGTGAACGTGATGAAACAAGTGACTGGAATCCCTTTGCTGGCACCGCACCGGCATCGCGTGTCTATGGTCCGCAGCCGGGTCGTTATGGCTTGGAGATGGGCGATGCGGCCGAAACCTATACGGCGCAGGCGCGTCGGATGGCGGGCGAAGCATGGCTGGCAGCGTCGGCTCAGGCTCTGGACGCCGACGCACCGGACGAAGCCGGCCTGCGCGCACGGGTCGCAGCGGCCGATGCCTTCGTCCATGTGCAGGACCTGCCCGAAACCGACCTGCTGCTCGCGGCTGACTATGCCGCGCATGAAGCGGGCTTTGCCGCGGCGCAGGCTATTACTGGCGGTCAGGCGGCGCTCTATCACCTTGACGCACGCGATCCCGCCCGGCTGGCGGCGCGCCCGCTGACCGAGGAAATCGCCCGCGTCGTCCGCGCCCGCGCCGCCAATCCGCAATGGGTCGACGGCATGATGCGCCATGGCTTTCGCGGCGGGGCGGAACTGGCCGCGACGCTCGATCATCTGGGCGCGTTCGCCCATCTGGCTGGTGCTGTGCCCGATCATTTGTTCGATCTCTATCATGATGCGACGCTGGGTCGGGACGATGTCCGCCGCTTTCTCGCAGAGGCTAATCCCGGCGCGCTGGCGGCGATGGAGGCGCGGTTCGCCGCGCTCCATGCCGCCGGTCTGTGGCGCACCCGCCGCAATTCGATCCGCGCCAGTCTGGAGGGCGCGGCATGA
- a CDS encoding cobalamin biosynthesis protein CobG, whose protein sequence is MSQIRGWCPDAWHPMAAGDGLLVRVRPPLGRMDGAQLLALCEAALAHGNGLIDLTSRANLQIRGVGEQGWRLLLDRLVEIGLVHADPLMESRRALIVACDWQAEDDNAYIAAELLDRLAELPDLPAKIGFTIDASIVPLLSGDAGDFRIERGAHGGLILRADGHPFGVAVTRGEAVDRLIALAHWFVDSGGGKASRMARHGAPLPDWARGDIGPAAPASPLRPGNHAFGFAYGASFGQVEASTLAQLAPHAVRLTPWRMLIAESCDGAPINGLLHDPADPLLRVDACPGQSHCPQATVETRELARKLAPHISGRLHVSGCAKGCARAAPADLCLTGREGRYDLARHARAGSAPEQAGLIPSVLLAILGVPDAASL, encoded by the coding sequence ATGAGCCAGATCAGGGGATGGTGCCCCGACGCATGGCATCCGATGGCGGCAGGCGACGGCCTGCTGGTGCGGGTGCGCCCGCCGCTGGGGCGGATGGATGGCGCGCAGTTGCTGGCCCTGTGCGAAGCCGCGTTGGCGCATGGCAATGGCCTGATCGACCTTACCAGCCGCGCCAATCTTCAGATACGCGGCGTTGGCGAGCAAGGCTGGAGGTTGCTGCTCGATCGCCTCGTGGAGATCGGCCTCGTTCATGCCGATCCGCTTATGGAATCCCGCCGCGCCCTGATCGTCGCCTGCGACTGGCAGGCGGAGGACGACAACGCATATATCGCTGCCGAACTGCTCGATCGACTGGCGGAACTACCCGACCTTCCTGCCAAGATCGGCTTCACGATCGATGCCAGTATCGTGCCTTTATTATCTGGAGACGCTGGGGATTTTCGGATCGAGCGCGGCGCGCATGGCGGTTTGATCCTGCGTGCCGACGGACATCCCTTTGGTGTCGCAGTGACGCGCGGCGAGGCGGTCGACAGGCTGATCGCACTCGCGCACTGGTTCGTTGATAGTGGCGGCGGCAAAGCCAGCCGCATGGCGCGCCATGGCGCGCCGCTGCCGGACTGGGCGCGCGGCGACATCGGCCCCGCCGCGCCGGCCTCACCGCTTCGGCCCGGCAACCATGCGTTCGGCTTCGCTTATGGCGCGTCCTTCGGTCAGGTCGAGGCATCGACCCTTGCGCAATTGGCACCTCATGCCGTCCGCCTGACACCATGGCGAATGCTGATTGCGGAAAGCTGCGACGGTGCGCCCATCAACGGCCTGCTCCATGATCCCGCCGATCCGCTGCTGCGCGTCGACGCCTGTCCCGGCCAGTCGCATTGCCCGCAGGCGACCGTGGAAACGCGTGAACTGGCTCGTAAACTGGCGCCGCACATCTCTGGCCGCCTCCATGTCTCCGGCTGCGCCAAGGGCTGCGCGCGCGCCGCCCCGGCCGACCTCTGCCTCACCGGGCGCGAGGGCCGCTACGATCTCGCTCGTCACGCCAGAGCCGGTTCGGCACCGGAGCAAGCAGGCCTCATACCTTCCGTCCTTCTCGCCATATTGGGAGTCCCCGATGCCGCATCTCTATGA
- a CDS encoding precorrin-8X methylmutase, producing MPHLYETDGAAIYRQSFAIIRAEAALARFSAEEEPVAVRMIHAAGMVDLAPHIRFSPGFADAARGALAQGAPILCDVRMVSEGVTRTRLPADNPVICTLGDASVPERARAMGNTRSAAALELWRPHLAGAVVAIGNAPTALFHLLDMLAEPSCPRPAAIIGCPVGFVGAAESKAALWQEQPVPCCIVEGRLGGSAMTVAAINALASRAE from the coding sequence ATGCCGCATCTCTATGAAACCGATGGCGCGGCGATCTATCGCCAATCCTTCGCCATCATTCGCGCGGAGGCGGCGCTGGCGCGCTTTTCCGCCGAGGAGGAGCCCGTGGCCGTCCGCATGATCCATGCCGCCGGCATGGTGGACCTCGCCCCGCATATCCGCTTCTCGCCCGGTTTTGCCGACGCCGCCCGCGGCGCGCTGGCGCAGGGCGCGCCGATCCTGTGCGATGTCCGCATGGTGTCCGAAGGGGTGACGCGCACGCGCCTGCCTGCGGACAATCCGGTGATCTGCACCTTGGGCGACGCATCGGTGCCCGAACGGGCGCGCGCCATGGGCAATACCCGCTCGGCCGCCGCGCTGGAACTGTGGCGGCCGCATCTGGCCGGCGCGGTCGTGGCGATCGGCAACGCGCCGACCGCGCTCTTCCATCTGCTTGACATGCTGGCGGAACCATCCTGCCCGCGTCCCGCCGCGATCATCGGCTGCCCGGTCGGCTTCGTCGGCGCGGCCGAATCCAAGGCGGCCCTGTGGCAGGAGCAGCCCGTCCCCTGCTGCATCGTGGAGGGCCGCCTTGGCGGCAGCGCCATGACGGTGGCAGCGATCAATGCGCTGGCGAGCCGCGCGGAATGA
- the cobI gene encoding precorrin-2 C(20)-methyltransferase, which yields MPGTIHGVGLGPGAQDLMSVRTDRLVRGARHIAYFRKAGRPGQARRIVEGMLRPDVVEIAMEYPVTTEIPLSDPRYKACLSAFYADCTDRLTALAQAGEDVVVLCEGDPFFYGSFMHLHSRLTGVVPVRIVPGISGMAGAWTASGAPITWGDDVLTVLMATLPEADLARRIADTDALVVMKIGRNLPKLRRAVAAAGRESEAWLVEHAAMPEQKVTPLRQADSVTPYFSILLIHGQGRRP from the coding sequence ATGCCCGGCACCATCCATGGCGTGGGCCTCGGCCCCGGCGCGCAGGATCTGATGAGCGTCCGCACCGACCGGCTGGTGCGTGGCGCGCGCCACATCGCCTATTTCCGCAAGGCCGGCCGCCCCGGTCAGGCGCGCCGCATCGTCGAGGGGATGCTGCGCCCCGACGTGGTCGAGATCGCGATGGAATATCCGGTAACGACCGAAATCCCGCTCAGCGATCCGCGCTACAAGGCGTGCCTGTCCGCCTTCTACGCCGACTGCACCGATCGGCTGACCGCGCTGGCGCAGGCGGGCGAGGATGTGGTGGTGCTGTGCGAGGGCGATCCCTTTTTTTACGGCTCCTTCATGCATCTGCACAGCCGGCTGACGGGCGTCGTGCCAGTGCGGATCGTGCCGGGGATCAGCGGCATGGCCGGCGCCTGGACCGCCAGCGGCGCGCCGATCACCTGGGGCGACGATGTGCTGACCGTGCTGATGGCGACCCTGCCCGAAGCGGACCTCGCCCGCCGCATCGCCGACACCGACGCGCTGGTGGTGATGAAGATCGGCCGCAACCTGCCCAAGCTGCGCCGCGCGGTGGCGGCGGCCGGGCGGGAAAGCGAGGCATGGCTGGTCGAACATGCCGCCATGCCGGAGCAGAAAGTGACGCCGCTGCGGCAAGCCGACAGCGTCACCCCCTATTTCTCGATCCTGCTGATCCACGGGCAGGGGCGGCGGCCATGA
- the cobJ gene encoding precorrin-3B C(17)-methyltransferase: MSGWLAIAGLGPGDEALVTPEVTAALALATDIVGYIPYVARIAPRAGLALHPTDNRVELERAAHALDMAAAGRRVVVVSSGDPGVFAMASAVFEALEAGPDAWRALDIRVLPGITAMLAASARAGAPLGHDFCAINLSDNLKPWDLIERRLRLAVEADFAIALYNPRSKARPEGFARTLDLLREVCGDDRPILFARAVSTPDEALAIVPLSQATPEMADMRTIVIIGSSQTRIIARVGAPILYTPRSAS; encoded by the coding sequence ATGAGCGGTTGGCTCGCGATCGCTGGGCTGGGTCCGGGCGACGAAGCGCTGGTGACGCCGGAGGTGACGGCGGCGCTGGCGCTGGCGACCGATATTGTCGGCTATATCCCTTATGTCGCGCGCATCGCCCCGCGCGCGGGGCTGGCCCTGCATCCCACCGACAATCGGGTGGAATTGGAACGAGCGGCCCATGCGCTGGATATGGCGGCGGCGGGGCGGCGCGTGGTCGTGGTGTCGTCGGGCGATCCGGGCGTGTTCGCCATGGCGTCGGCGGTGTTCGAAGCGCTGGAGGCGGGACCGGACGCATGGCGCGCCCTCGACATTCGCGTCCTGCCCGGCATTACCGCCATGCTGGCCGCCAGCGCGCGGGCCGGCGCGCCGCTGGGCCATGATTTCTGCGCCATCAACCTGTCCGATAACCTCAAGCCCTGGGACTTGATCGAACGGCGGTTGCGGCTGGCGGTCGAGGCGGACTTCGCCATCGCCCTCTATAATCCCCGGTCGAAGGCGCGGCCGGAAGGCTTTGCCCGTACGCTGGACCTGCTGCGCGAAGTGTGCGGCGACGATCGCCCGATCCTGTTCGCGCGCGCCGTTTCGACCCCCGACGAAGCGCTGGCCATCGTGCCGCTGTCGCAGGCGACGCCGGAGATGGCGGACATGCGCACAATCGTCATCATCGGCTCCAGCCAGACGCGGATCATCGCCCGCGTCGGCGCGCCGATCCTCTACACCCCCCGGTCGGCGTCATGA
- a CDS encoding cobalt-precorrin-6A reductase, translated as MRNILILGGTTEASALARLLAECGERATLSYAGRVDNPRPQPVPVRVGGFGGAEGLAAYLQSEGVTHLVDATHPFAATMSGNAVIAARQAGVAHIALTRPAWRAEQDDRWTHAPDMAGAIAALDGPARRIMLALGRMHADAFAVQPQHFYLLRFVDAPAVPPVLPQHHLVIDRGPFGVEGDRRLMQEHRIDLILCKNAGGAGAQAKLIAARQLDLPVLMIDRPALPDRLEAHDPQDVLRWLDHDADRGV; from the coding sequence ATGCGCAATATCCTGATCCTGGGCGGCACCACCGAAGCGAGCGCGCTCGCCCGACTGCTGGCGGAATGCGGGGAACGGGCGACGCTCAGCTATGCCGGCCGGGTGGACAATCCCCGGCCGCAACCGGTGCCGGTGCGGGTCGGCGGCTTTGGCGGGGCGGAGGGGCTGGCGGCCTATCTGCAAAGCGAAGGCGTCACCCATCTGGTCGACGCCACCCATCCCTTCGCCGCGACGATGAGCGGCAATGCCGTCATCGCGGCGCGGCAGGCGGGCGTCGCCCATATCGCCCTGACCCGCCCGGCGTGGCGCGCGGAGCAGGACGACCGCTGGACCCATGCGCCCGACATGGCCGGGGCGATCGCCGCGCTGGACGGTCCTGCCCGTCGTATCATGCTGGCGCTCGGCCGGATGCACGCCGACGCCTTCGCCGTCCAACCGCAGCATTTTTACCTGCTCCGTTTCGTCGATGCGCCAGCCGTGCCGCCGGTGCTGCCACAGCATCATCTGGTGATCGATCGCGGCCCATTCGGCGTGGAGGGCGACAGGCGGCTGATGCAGGAGCATCGCATCGACCTGATCCTCTGCAAAAATGCCGGCGGCGCTGGCGCGCAGGCGAAGCTGATCGCCGCGCGGCAACTGGACTTGCCGGTATTGATGATCGACCGGCCGGCCCTGCCCGACCGGCTGGAGGCCCATGATCCACAAGACGTGCTGCGCTGGCTGGATCATGACGCCGACCGGGGGGTGTAG
- the cbiE gene encoding precorrin-6y C5,15-methyltransferase (decarboxylating) subunit CbiE, with the protein MDKGPAGPWLTIVGVGEDGWDGLAGPARAAIDAADMVMGPARHLALLGQHRGRAVEWPVPFADGIAPLLAQRGRRVVALASGDPFWFGAGSSLTRHLEPGEWIAHPAPSTFSLAAARLGWAVQDMACIALHAAPVTRLRPHLAPGRRIVALLRDGAAASEVAAYLKDQGFGASTLHLLEALGGPRERVRAIRADAPMPEDIVHPVAIGIDCAGEGRVLPCASGIADDWFDHDGQISKRPVRALTLSALAPRPGETLWDIGAGSGSIGIEWLLAHPANRTVALEADPLRAARIRANAAALGVDRIEILIGRAPDLLPDGVPDAIFIGGGLSQALLERLWARLPAGRRLVANAVTLESEALLARWQADKGGDLLRIDLAQAAPIGSRRGWRASYPLVQWSVSL; encoded by the coding sequence ATGGATAAGGGGCCGGCAGGGCCATGGCTGACGATCGTCGGCGTGGGCGAGGATGGATGGGACGGACTGGCCGGGCCTGCCCGCGCGGCGATCGACGCGGCGGACATGGTCATGGGACCGGCCCGGCATCTGGCGCTGCTGGGCCAGCATAGGGGGCGGGCGGTCGAATGGCCAGTCCCCTTTGCCGACGGCATAGCGCCGCTGCTGGCGCAACGCGGCCGGCGCGTGGTGGCGCTGGCGTCGGGCGATCCCTTCTGGTTCGGCGCGGGGAGCAGTCTCACCCGCCATCTGGAGCCGGGGGAATGGATCGCACATCCCGCGCCGTCGACCTTTTCGTTGGCCGCGGCGCGGCTGGGCTGGGCGGTGCAGGACATGGCCTGTATCGCGCTCCACGCCGCGCCGGTCACGCGGTTGCGCCCGCATCTCGCGCCGGGGCGACGCATCGTAGCGCTGCTGCGCGATGGCGCAGCGGCAAGCGAGGTGGCGGCCTATCTCAAGGATCAGGGCTTCGGCGCATCGACGCTCCATCTGCTTGAAGCGCTGGGCGGCCCGCGCGAACGAGTGCGCGCCATCCGCGCCGACGCCCCGATGCCGGAGGACATCGTCCATCCTGTCGCGATCGGCATCGACTGTGCGGGCGAGGGCAGGGTGTTGCCCTGCGCATCGGGCATCGCCGACGACTGGTTCGACCATGACGGCCAGATCAGCAAGCGGCCCGTTCGCGCCCTCACCTTGTCGGCGCTGGCCCCCCGGCCCGGCGAGACATTGTGGGACATTGGCGCGGGATCGGGATCGATCGGGATCGAATGGCTGCTCGCCCATCCCGCCAATCGCACCGTCGCGCTGGAGGCCGATCCGCTGCGCGCCGCGCGGATCAGGGCGAACGCCGCCGCATTGGGCGTGGATCGGATCGAGATACTGATCGGCCGCGCACCCGACCTGTTGCCCGATGGCGTCCCCGATGCGATCTTCATCGGCGGCGGCCTGTCGCAAGCGTTGCTGGAAAGGCTCTGGGCGCGGTTGCCGGCCGGGCGGCGGCTGGTCGCCAATGCCGTGACGCTGGAGTCCGAAGCCCTGCTCGCCCGCTGGCAGGCGGACAAAGGCGGCGATCTGTTGCGGATCGACCTCGCCCAGGCCGCGCCGATCGGATCGCGACGCGGCTGGCGTGCCAGCTACCCGCTGGTGCAATGGAGCGTCTCTTTATGA
- a CDS encoding cobalamin biosynthesis protein — protein sequence MIVAGFGCRTSATAASLRAALAEAQHGLPPVTLLAAPQDKLPALEPLAQALNLPSVGIAPDALAAIATPTHSAASLSARHVGSVCEAAALAAAGPGATLIVGRCVSPDRMATCAIAQGPTA from the coding sequence ATGATCGTCGCCGGCTTCGGCTGTCGCACGAGCGCGACCGCAGCGTCGCTGCGCGCGGCGCTGGCGGAAGCGCAGCACGGTCTGCCGCCCGTCACCCTGCTCGCCGCGCCGCAGGACAAGCTGCCCGCGCTGGAACCGTTGGCGCAGGCGCTCAACCTGCCGAGCGTCGGCATCGCCCCGGACGCGCTGGCCGCCATCGCCACCCCAACCCATTCCGCCGCCAGCCTGTCCGCGCGCCATGTCGGCAGCGTCTGCGAAGCCGCCGCGCTCGCCGCCGCCGGCCCCGGCGCGACCCTGATCGTCGGCCGCTGCGTCTCACCCGATCGCATGGCGACCTGCGCCATCGCCCAAGGACCAACCGCATGA
- the cobM gene encoding precorrin-4 C(11)-methyltransferase yields MTIHFIGAGPGAPDLLTLRGRDLIASSPVCLYAGSLVPAALLDHCPPGARIVNTAMLSLDDIIAEMAAAHAQGHHVARLHSGDLSIWSAMGEQLRRLRALNIPFDVTPGVPAFAAAAAALEAELTLPGLAQSLVLTRTPGRASAMPPAESLSAFAATGATLAIHLSIHNLAQTVADLIPNYGSDCPVAVAWRASWPDQRIVRATLATIEQAVAGSMERTALILVGQVLGSPDFAESSLYAPDYDRRFRPQSADSRFAGASE; encoded by the coding sequence ATGACCATCCATTTCATCGGCGCCGGTCCCGGCGCGCCCGACCTGCTCACCCTGCGCGGCCGCGACCTGATCGCAAGCTCGCCGGTCTGCCTCTATGCCGGATCGCTAGTGCCGGCGGCCTTGCTCGACCATTGCCCGCCCGGCGCGCGGATCGTGAACACGGCGATGCTGTCTTTGGACGACATCATCGCCGAAATGGCCGCCGCCCATGCGCAGGGCCATCACGTCGCGCGGCTCCATTCGGGCGATCTGTCGATCTGGTCGGCGATGGGCGAGCAATTGCGCCGCCTCCGCGCGCTCAACATCCCCTTCGACGTGACGCCCGGCGTCCCGGCCTTCGCCGCCGCCGCGGCCGCGCTGGAGGCGGAACTGACGCTGCCGGGCCTTGCCCAGTCGCTGGTGCTGACCCGCACGCCCGGCCGCGCCAGCGCCATGCCGCCGGCCGAAAGCCTCAGCGCCTTCGCCGCGACCGGAGCGACGCTCGCCATCCATCTGTCGATCCATAATCTGGCGCAGACGGTGGCGGACCTGATCCCGAACTACGGGTCGGATTGCCCGGTCGCGGTGGCGTGGCGGGCGAGTTGGCCCGACCAGCGGATCGTCCGCGCGACGCTCGCCACCATCGAACAGGCCGTCGCCGGCAGCATGGAGCGCACCGCACTTATCCTCGTCGGCCAAGTGCTGGGATCGCCCGACTTCGCCGAAAGCAGCCTTTACGCCCCCGATTATGACCGCCGCTTCCGCCCGCAATCGGCGGACTCGCGTTTCGCCGGAGCAAGCGAATGA